The following are encoded together in the Tripterygium wilfordii isolate XIE 37 chromosome 3, ASM1340144v1, whole genome shotgun sequence genome:
- the LOC119989400 gene encoding protein NODULATION SIGNALING PATHWAY 2-like, with protein sequence MIQPELLQPFYSFSTPTLHQVGDHHIFNMDIHIDGFSDFSSLNPTEESSETSSIPCFPSMLSNDLLQFSGCDDELQVEMENFWTDLEGFDHNSGDEILSIYEYLNESRACFSSPELSNEDIGSPSPSIKSNENLMDATTTQTFLNLPGEDMELEIPLTIYHLLKAYGEAIERKQRDLAEVIMGCLSQKVSLYGTTLERVTFNLSRDIEIQPDYLQEESSRNFSVAFKAFYQIFPYGTFAHFSANSVILQAMPEDAETIHIVDFDIGEGIQWSPMIEVLAQKQKTLRLTSIKWSEEKDNCTYASYSMHFEETKKRLYEHARSFGLTLKVEEMGIEDLVSELKKTRKRGGRREWFAFNCMVGLPHMGRVRSRNLVEEFLRTAKEWIANSVKNNIKNKGIIALGDGDACQKLQYYPSFGSFFECHMVHYQAILEAMESTLPACLGEARMAMESLFVAPNISSHAWLKKWEELNQSCKIEAVNGLDGWRLDQKTLAETTEMVQRFQSLYGVRIGGQNENEMVLEWKGTPLVKVSIWTSLS encoded by the coding sequence ATGATCCAACCAGAACTTCTTCAACCATTCTATAGTTTCAGTACACCAACTCTTCATCAAGTCGGAGATCACCATATCTTCAACATGGATATCCATATTGATGGGTTTTCAGACTTCTCTTCACTAAATCCTACAGAGGAATCCTCTGAGACTTCTTCAATCCCTTGTTTCCCATCAATGCTATCAAATGATTTGCTCCAATTTTCAGGTTGCGACGATGAATTACAAGTAGAGATGGAGAACTTCTGGACGGACTTGGAGGGTTTTGATCACAATTCAGGTGATGAAATCCTAAGTATTTATGAATATCTGAATGAAAGCAGAGCATGTTTTTCTTCGCCTGAGCTGTCTAACGAAGATATTGGGAGTCCAAGTCCATCAATTAAATCCAATGAAAATTTGATGGATGCAACAACAACTCAAACATTCTTGAACTTGCCAGGTGAAGACATGGAATTAGAAATCCCATTGACAATTTATCATCTTCTCAAGGCCTATGGAGAGGCCATTGAGAGAAAACAGAGAGACCTTGCAGAGGTCATTATGGGATGTCTAAGCCAGAAAGTTAGCCTTTACGGAACAACATTAGAGCGGGTCACATTCAATCTATCCAGAGACATTGAAATCCAACCAGATTATCTACAAGAGGAATCCAGCAGGAACTTCTCTGTGGCATTCAAGGCCTTCTACCAGATTTTTCCATATGGAACATTTGCTCATTTTTCAGCAAATTCTGTAATTCTTCAAGCTATGCCAGAGGATGCCGAGACTATTCACATAGTGGACTTTGACATTGGAGAAGGAATTCAATGGTCTCCCATGATTGAAGTACtagcacaaaaacaaaaaactctcAGATTAACATCAATCAAATGGTCGGAAGAAAAGGATAATTGTACTTACGCTTCTTATTCGATGCATTTTGAGGAGACAAAAAAGCGTCTCTACGAGCACGCAAGATCTTTTGGCCTAACATTGAAGGTGGAGGAGATGGGAATTGAGGATTTGGTGAGTGAGTTGAAGAAAACAAGGAAGAGAGGAGGAAGGCGTGAATGGTTTGCCTTCAATTGCATGGTGGGACTTCCACATATGGGGAGGGTGAGAAGTAGAAATCTTGTTGAGGAATTTCTAAGGACAGCTAAGGAATGGATAGCCAATTCCGTGAAGAACAATATCAAAAACAAGGGAATCATAGCCTTGGGAGATGGTGATGCTTGTCAGAAATTACAATATTACCCAAGCTTTGGTTCATTTTTTGAATGTCACATGGTGCATTACCAAGCAATATTAGAAGCAATGGAGTCAACTTTGCCAGCTTGTCTTGGAGAAGCAAGAATGGCCATGGAAAGTCTCTTTGTGGCACCTAATATCTCCTCTCACGCTTGGCTGAAGAAGTGGGAGGAATTAAATCAAAGTTGCAAGATTGAAGCAGTCAATGGGTTGGATGGTTGGAGATTGGACCAAAAAACTTTGGCAGAGACAACAGAAATGGTGCAGAGATTTCAGAGTTTATATGGAGTGAGAATTGGAGGCCAGAACGAGAATGAGATGGTCTTGGAATGGAAAGGGACTCCATTAGTCAAAGTTTCCATCTGGACCAGTCTAAGCTAG
- the LOC119989409 gene encoding probable L-type lectin-domain containing receptor kinase VI.1, producing the protein MAMTVFLAFFILYVPFVSQAQNTNFIFDGFNQSERQLILGEASVFEPNGALRLTNSSQNVIGHAFYYQPIQMLDRTSHNSSNASSFSTSFVFAIKSPNSDSGGHGLAFTLSPSPEFPGAQAGHYFGIFNSTNDGNAWNHRSDHHVFAVEFDTVNGFDGGSDSRGNHVGININGMISNGSEPSSYYIRNDLNSVREEIWLQGPPTQAWIEYDGLTKIVNVTISVLGRQKPVAPLMSYPVDLTPIVKESMYIGFSASTGTGEQVSSHYILGWSFASNSVMAPPINIYILPVLPIETNSSAYNPSTIILISVFSSVAVLVSASGPFVVYKRRMQDESLEEWELDCPRRFRYGDLYRATKGFKDSERVGVGGFGVVYKGVLPTNGTELAVKKISRNSFQGLREFAAEIESLGRLRHKNLVNLQGWCKKKNDLLIVYEYIPNGSLDFLLFKRKNGLVLSWEQRFNILKGIAAGLLYLHEEWEQVVIHRDVKSSNVLIDADMNARLGDFGLARLYDHGALLQTTNVVGTIGYIAPEFAWTGKPSTRSDVFAYGVLLLEVATGRRPIDSSTFILVDWVMECRQLGQILDVVDPQLESHYPVEEMELVLRLGLLCSHSRAEDRPTMRQITQILNGDDNLLEAINSGSMDSRSMTSRYIEAVPSEMTGATHRSSSFAISTTSIDAGR; encoded by the exons ATGGCCATGACAGTATTTTTGGCTTTCTTTATCTTGTATGTTCCTTTTGTTTCTCAAGCTCAAAACACTAATTTCATCTTCGATGGATTCAATCAAAGTGAGAGACAACTTATCCTTGGGGAGGCTTCCGTTTTCGAGCCTAATGGCGCACTTAGGCTCACAAACAGTTCACAAAATGTTATAGGCCATGCATTCTATTACCAACCTATACAAATGCTTGATAGAACGTCTCATAATTCTTCAAATGCTTCCTCTTTCAGCACATCATTTGTTTTCGCAATAAAATCCCCCAATTCTGACTCCGGTGGTCATGGCCTCGCCTTCACCTTGTCGCCCTCGCCAGAGTTTCCTGGTGCTCAGGCTGGGCATTATTTTGGCATCTTCAATTCTACGAACGATGGAAACGCTTGGAACCat AGGTCCGATCACCATGTCTTCGCTGTGGAATTTGACACGGTTAATGGGTTCGATGGGGGCTCGGATTCTAGAGGAAACCATGTTGGAATCAACATCAACGGCATGATTTCGAATGGATCAGAACCGAGTTCTTACTACATCCGCAATGACCTCAACTCAGTGAGAGAGGAGATTTGGTTGCAAGGTCCTCCTACTCAGGCTTGGATAGAGTATGATGGTCTGACTAAAATCGTGAATGTAACAATATCTGTATTAGGAAGACAAAAACCAGTGGCACCTCTCATGTCCTATCCTGTTGATTTAACTCCTATTGTTAAAGAGAGCATGTACATTGGCTTCTCTGCCTCCACAGGGACAGGGGAGCAAGTCAGCTCCCATTACATCTTGGGATGGAGTTTTGCATCGAATTCTGTCATGGCTCCACCAATCAATATTTATATACTTCCTGTGCTACCAATTGAGACAAATTCCTCTGCATACAATCCCTCTACCATTATACTTATATCGGTTTTCTCTAGCGTCGCTGTACTTGTGTCCGCATCGGGGCCTTTTGTAGTATACAAAAGAAGGATGCAGGATGAGAGTCTCGAAGAGTGGGAATTGGATTGTCCTCGCAGGTTCAGATACGGAGATCTGTACAGAGCAACCAAGGGCTTCAAAGACAGTGAGAGGGTTGGAGTTGGCGGATTCGGCGTAGTTTACAAAGGAGTGTTACCCACTAATGGTACTGAACTTGCTGTTAAGAAGATTAGTCGTAATTCCTTTCAAGGGTTGAGAGAATTCGCAGCAGAGATTGAAAGTTTGGGGAGATTAAGGCACAAGAACTTGGTCAATCTTCAGGGTTGgtgtaagaaaaaaaatgatcttCTTATAGTGTACGAGTACATTCCAAATGGAAGCCTTGATTTCCTCCTCTTCAAGCGCAAAAATGGCCTTGTTTTGAGTTGGGAACAAAGATTCAACATCCTCAAAGGCATTGCTGCAGGGTTGCTGTATTTACATGAAGAATGGGAGCAGGTTGTGATTCATCGAGACGTGAAGTCAAGTAATGTACTCATAGATGCTGATATGAATGCTCGATTAGGTGATTTCGGTCTTGCTAGATTGTATGATCATGGTGCCTTGTTACAGACTACTAATGTTGTAGGCACAATTGGGTATATTGCTCCTGAATTTGCTTGGACCGGAAAGCCTTCTACAAGATCAGATGTGTTTGCATATGGGGTTTTGCTTCTTGAAGTGGCTACTGGTAGAAGGCCTATTGATTCAAGTACATTCATATTGGTGGATTGGGTGATGGAGTGCCGACAACTAGGTCAAATTCTGGATGTGGTGGATCCGCAGCTTGAGTCGCATTATCCGGTTGAAGAGATGGAGTTGGTTTTGAGGTTGGGGCTGCTTTGTTCTCATAGTAGAGCAGAAGATAGGCCTACCATGAGGCAAATCACTCAAATTCTTAACGGGGATGACAATCTTCTAGAGGCTATCAACTCTGGCTCAATGGACTCCAGATCAATGACCTCAAGATACATAGAAGCAGTTCCTTCTGAGATGACTGGTGCAACACATCGCTCATCTTCTTTTGCCATATCAACTACTTCTATAGATGCAGGCAGATAG